The genomic window AATTTACTGTGATGGAATACAGGGGAGAGACTTACTTGTTGTGAGGTGTTGGAAGAGATCATTTTGTAGAGGAAATCACTGTCAAGAAATTGTTAAAAATGGAGCGTCAGGGTTAAGATAGAGAAAATACATATTTTGGGACCACAGAGATTAGAGTTGGAATCATAGTGTTTAAACATTTGGGAAGTTGTAGAAATACATATGAATTCTCATTTGAACAGTATTCATAGAATTATTTCCACCACTATATAACAGAGAGATTAGAAACAAAAGTGCTTAGCACTCTGTTAACAAATTTTTTCTACAATAGTATATATGctgaatttatagaaaataattttccaggaagatataagaaaaaaatcaaatttaaaattagtatcaaaatattataaagatttagATAGAAAGAAAAGGTAGTCCAGGCAGAACAGAAATTTGGATTGATACAGATGAAACTATCCATGATGCTCAGGGGCAAGGACATAGTCTGGCCTCAGCATTGAGACTCTCTAGAACATAGTGTGTGGACAACTTTACAGACCCATAGGTGTCAGTTGATAGAGCACATTTACTGACAACCCTTGATTGCAAGACACTATTTCATAGGAAATACTCGTCTTAGAATCCTACATAGTGGAGTCATATTCTAACTCTTGAAACTGGCAATTTAGACAGTCACATTGCCTCAGATACTTAATTTTTCCTCTGAAAACAGATTTAGTATTGCTCATCCATAATTTCTTCTATCCTAACATCTAacataggaatacaaggaaacacTGGCATATATGTGCATGTCAGAGGctatatattccaatttttccagAGTGCAAATTGGCATGTGAAAATTCCATGTAAGAAGCTAAATGATGACAAAAATATCTTAGTAGTATACACATTAGAAAAGTTTAAatgggaataaaagaaaagaaagaggaaagacctTAGAATTCTAATATCTGCAATGAAGAGAGAATATTGCTAAGTACAGGTTCTGTTACTAAAAAAACCCACTAAATTAATAATGATCCAGGTCGTAGAAAGATTGTGAATGTCTTAACAATCTCTGAGAAAGAAGATGAACCATTAGTTAATATACTTGCAGGTTTGAACCAGGGTTGGGAATTGAAGCAGTTCATCAAACCAGgaagaaagatagaaaacaatcttaaaggCAGATGTGAAATATAACCTAGTTGAGATGTGACCCCCATTCTCTGATAATTAAGTATGGCCAAGAGAGTTCagatttgctattattttgtctCTAGATAAAATCCTCTCTAAATGGCCTTGGAGAACCATAGCACCATCAATGAATTCATCCTCCTCGGTCTCTCTGCTGACCCACACATCCAGGCTCTCTGCTTTGTGCTGTTTTTGCAAATTTACTTCCTGACCATGACAGGTAACTTGATGCTGCTTCTGGTGACCAGGGCAGATCCTCAtctccacacccccatgtacttcttcctgagTCACCTCTCTTTCcaggatatttgtttttcttcagtcACAGTGCCAAAGCTGCTGGAGAATCTGTTGTCTCAGAAGAAAACCATCTCTGTGAAGGGCTGCTTGGCTCAAGTCTTCTTTTTGTTACTGACTGGAGCCACTGAAGTTGGCCTGCTCTCTgctatggcctatgaccgctttgcTGCCATCTGCCATCCTCTGCTCTATGGCCAGATGATGAACAGCTTGCTCTGTAAGAGGCTGACTTTGGGTTCTTGGGGCCTGGGCTTTTTGAATGCACTCCTCAACATCCTTTCAGCAATGAACTTGGAGTTCTGTGGAGATTATATCATCTCCCATTACAGCTGTgatcttccctctctcttccctctttcctatTCTGATCTGTCCCCAAGTTTTACAGTCATGCTCTGTTCCAGTCTCTATGGATTTGGAACCAGTTTCCTGATCTTCTACTCTTATGTCCGCATTGTCTCCACCATCCTGGGCATTAGCTCCTCCTCAGGTAAAAGCAAggccttctccacctgctcctcccaccttACAGTAGTGCTCCTATTTTATGGCTCAGCTTTTCTGCGCTATCTACTTCCAGTCTCAGGCTCACCACTGGAGTTGATCTTCTCTGTACAGTACAGTGTGGTTACTCCCTTGTTGAATCCCCTCATCTATAGCCTAAATAACAATGAGGTGAAAGCAGCTGTGAAAAGAACCTTAAGAAAATATCTCCAATATTAGCCACTCAAACACAGAGGTTGAAGGGTAACTAGTTTATTAAAGGAAGGTATCTAATGGGTTGAGTAAAAGTGAATTTCCTGATTGCTCCTCATACTGGATGCAGAAAGGTAATTTCACGTTTCAAGACCTAccagggggaggtggggaagtgTAAAGTGTAGTTCAGCTCTGCATAGAGGCAGAGCAAACCATCAAGTGACCATGTTATAGTAATTCAACCATTTTACTTGCATAGTCTTTTGGCTGCATTAATGGGTCTTACCATCTTGTTTGTGTTTGCTATGCAAAACAGTTAGCCACATGGAATGAAATCATTGACTTCCCAAACCATCAGTGAAGGGACCCTAGATCAAGGCTGCTGGTTTGTTTCTGAGAAGGTGAGAAGTGTGGAGTGAATGGTGGTGTAATAGTACTAACTGAGAGATTTGGATTTAGAGAGCTAGGCCTAGCATAGGGAGCATCCAGAGGAGACAGTACATGTGAGGAAGTAAAGGATCCATTAGGGTATTCACAGTAAGCCAGTTGCTTTTTGTATAGGaggtgagatggtgatcctctctcattcttttagctatgcatatccaggtctcccagcaccttttgttgaacaggccattctGTCTCAGTTTAGTGGGCTGGGTGGCCAAATCAAATATCAGTTAGCCATATACACAACTGATATATAGTGCCCCTGTGTCTAAGTTAAGTTTCTTGTAGATGGCATATTGATGggttttatttccttatccattctgccaatctatgtctaTTGATTGAAGAATTTAATCTataaacattcaatgttattactgttcaaggcagtacttacctttgtcattttttctttaggtctatatacatcatattttgtttttatttctctttttatctttttagttactcttaATAATACTCCTcccttctatactcttctccaacaATCTCCTCATGTTTTTACCTTTCAatttgcagaactccctttaatactttttttaacGGCAAGTTCCTTGTTTAACAAATTCTTACtctctgtttatctgcaaatactttgaactctccctcatttttcaatgccagctttgctggatgcagaattcttggctagtaGATTTTCTTTTGCACCTTAGCTATgtcataccagtgccttcttgcctctgtggtttcagatgagaaatcagtgcttaatgttatcaagcttcccttgtatgtgatatatctcttttctcttattgCTTGCAGTGTTCTCTCTGTCCTGTACTATTgacaatttgataaatatatgtgttGTGGTAGGCCAGTTAAGATTTATACTGTTAGGAGTGTGCTGTGTTTCTTAGGCATGTgaatccatgtccctcaaaagacttggcaaattttcagccattctttctcCAACACTCATTCTGCcccctttgccttctcttctccctctgggatgcctatagtgcctatgtttttttcatttcatattgcCATTGAAtttcctgagtccctgctcaattttttctattgttttatctatctgttctactatctgtgtgtTTTCAGGTGTATTATCTTCTACATCactcattcttttctctgcctgttcaaatctgctgttatgtgcttccagcatattttcaatttcttgcattgtgccattcatgactgtattagtcagtattctctagggaaacaaaatcaacacaggatgtctgtcaatagtaagagatttatcagagtctctcatgcagccatggggatgtacaagtccagacTCCACAGGCAGCCTGCATCCAAAAGCTCAGATGAAAGTcaaatgaagattcttgatgagttctgggagatgttgactgtccaaagatgaactgggaaattctctctctgtttttcacATTAAAagggaatcactttccctttttagggattcaactgattgggttaagcatcactcattgctgatggcaatctccctgattggtgtaattataaccagctatctatgatttaccgatgcagtaaagttaatggtgactgaagtccatacatgcccttatattacagtcAGCCAaatgcttgcctgaccaaacaactgggcacaattacctggtcgagttgacacaatagcctaaacatcacagtccaccctttgtcaactcagcaaccatacagattaccttaaaccatacttagtctctaagtaaaaataataacagtcttgcatatatatatatatatatatatgtatatatatatttctgcctaacaatgttcaactctcctgcatacaactggaaacacaataattccatatagaatagggtgcaagttcttgagtaatattcactctcaaacttgacatcctcaaatattatgacatgaaatgaatACAATTTGTTatataaggggaaagtttggggaagaagacaaagaaattcattttgtgtacatatttaATCATCATCAtagtgaaacaaggaagaaagattcatgaccattatagtcctcatttttgTAACTGGTAACATGGTggtagttcatatttatcactaccttcttccactacccattccatgtttccataccctcagcaagcacttcagctggccgtggttctttgcctggtggggtaacccaaaccttcattcctgaagattcttggccattgttagtcctgcttggattgggttgttgcaattttccattgactttaatcataggacatggcagtactaggagatgcccttagaggatctcctgtcttccaggcaaactcttctttaacccattatgtagatgcagtcctatttcccctgtATAGTCAGCCTAGCCAGGACAGTAATTCTCTTCTTTGGCTGTTGactcagaggtaagaggagcccataGTGGCCagatggcagttttaacttccagttcaatagaAACATTgcaagctcccagaggaaagtgccccattggaggaatTTACTAAATTTAGAACTcataaatcaagattgaagatgcagttatctaagaaagacttgtggaaagtcttactgactgatggcttgaacccctgcttcctgcatactaaatcaacagactttttga from Dasypus novemcinctus isolate mDasNov1 chromosome 12, mDasNov1.1.hap2, whole genome shotgun sequence includes these protein-coding regions:
- the LOC131280790 gene encoding olfactory receptor 8S1-like; its protein translation is MALENHSTINEFILLGLSADPHIQALCFVLFLQIYFLTMTGNLMLLLVTRADPHLHTPMYFFLSHLSFQDICFSSVTVPKLLENLLSQKKTISVKGCLAQVFFLLLTGATEVGLLSAMAYDRFAAICHPLLYGQMMNSLLCKRLTLGSWGLGFLNALLNILSAMNLEFCGDYIISHYSCDLPSLFPLSYSDLSPSFTVMLCSSLYGFGTSFLIFYSYVRIVSTILGISSSSGKSKAFSTCSSHLTVVLLFYGSAFLRYLLPVSGSPLELIFSVQYSVVTPLLNPLIYSLNNNEVKAAVKRTLRKYLQY